The Aethina tumida isolate Nest 87 chromosome 6, icAetTumi1.1, whole genome shotgun sequence nucleotide sequence ACTGcagctaaaatatattactaataaactaTTGCTTTGACACTAATAGAAAAACTTGTCTATGTTCCACGATACGGAAGTCTGGTGGTAAAGCCGTACACACACACtcactcacacacacacacagacacCCACGGCACCGCCAACAAGTGTCTCTtgcgtgtttttttttttatttatttgttcacgCTGATGGCTGccgaaattaattcaaattttctatgGCATCGAACAACAAGGAGGACAATGGGGAAAGTGGACCTGGGTGGATTTTTTCCGCGACGTACGTACGTACGCGACGTAATAGAAAccgttttgttgatttttccGTCGTCGAGGTTCAACAGCACGGAGTGAAATTCAATCTGTGCGCGTCTGGCGTTCAGTCTAGACTGGTCGGGTggttttttcatgttttttcgCGTGTGACGTGCAATCTGGGTTGCATAATTGTTTCTAATGTTTTTCTTGTTAATTGAAACGTACTTGTTTTATGATTATGTTGGACGTTGGTGTTGTGCCCACCTTTTGTTGCTGAACTAATATTATAAaccttttgaaaatatttatttgttgaaataatgGCTTGCCTCACAACTTtctgtattatataatattttattaaatgaaataataaaaattgcacacttaaactttaattactataattataaacaaaatattacaagtGTAGAAATTGAGGTTAGGAacacttaaaaattgtttaaaataaatttacacttACTTCATTACAATTTTCGTTTCttcaaagatttatttaatattattaaagacttgccgtttataataattgataatgttCACAGAAAATCAACTTTTCCACTGTTTCTTgcttgaattttatatttaacatgcGATCGCACTGCCATCTATATTACAGTAGCTATATTGCAGTTAGTAcaaatttctatttctatttgcttgtaattttaattatatattaattttaatttatttcttatacaattttatgctGTATGTCTGTATTATATATAGTCTTCTTGattattgtcatatttttaCGACGTGTCATGTGGTTACGTAACAGCAGCTGAAAATATaccatgaaatattatttaaaaattcaaaatttaaatttattaaaaaaaattggttttaatatttatattttatgacaaaatttacattataaaaaagttctgTATGAAATAAGGCAAAACTatgttcaaaatttgtaagaaaattaattaattcgaataatttaacattatttaggtctaaaattgtaaaaaattgttaagtgaattgaaatttataagaaagtggactaaatttattaaatttttattgtaaaaaatttaatttgtaagaaaatttgaaatttcatgtcATAAGGCAGATGTTATGTaacttttatcataaaaattaaattttgtaattttggttgtaacaaaattaaatttatagtaaattttgaaatttcactatttttcattttataagacaaactttatttaatttatatcataaaaattaagttttgtgaGAAACCGGGCAAAAAtcatatagaaaatatgaaaccataaaaattcaaatattaatactttaggtcaattataatatatcttccttcaaaaaattgaaaatttgtaaagaATTAATCAAGTATGAAGTATGAAGTTGTATGGATTATCCAATTACAAATGTGTACATCGATGTGTATCACTAATGTCAATCAGTCATGATAAGATGATTAATCagttaagttaataaaaatatttttatttctttaacaaaCGTATCAaacataaatagaattttgaattttaatcttttttaaattcccATAAATCAAACACACCTTCTTTTATTATGCTATTAATCCCATTAAATCCAATTTATGTAGACGTTGTGATAATTGCtactacaattattattattatcaattcattaagaaaaaattaacaaatcaacAATTGCAGAACAAAAGACAATTGGATCCAACTGCTGAAAaacaaaatcttaataaacatCGGACGCGGCAACGCATCCCTGCTTCAAACCGAAGAAACAACCCTCCCATTGAATATAACCCACCTGATGTCCGGCTTCAACTCCACCACTATCGACGAGGATCAAATAACCGAGAAAATAAGGAGTTTTTATCCGTCCTGCGACGTGCCCCAAAACACCGACCACGAATTGTGGAGGGAGGAACACGTGATGAACCTCTACTTCAACTTCGATTACAACGGTGACTCGAACATAGCCACCGCCACGTTGAGACTTTACAGGATTCCCTTGGAGAACAACACGAAGACGGGTGTGAAGAACGAGGACTGCGACACGTCGGTGTCCGATGAGGAGAAACTGATCAGGGTTTCCATTTATTGGTACACCAAGTCGTTGAAAAAACGTAAAGGTGCAGGTTGGATTTAAGTTTTTgaagttttgttcattttaacatttaattgtagCCAAACGTCGCCTGTCCGACAGCAAGGTGATTTCCGAGGCCTCTCTGTGGGTGGAGCTGGACGTGAAGCAAGCCACCAAGGCTTGGAAGAAGGGAAGAAACTTGGGCTTAGCCGTAGTGGTCGAGGATCAAGATGGCAACATACTGAAGGCCGACAAATACTTCAAAGGAGCGATTTGCAGGGTTGGCGCGTGTGAGTGTGCTATTAACAAGATTAACCCCGTTTTACTTGACACACCCCCTAAACACTAACACCGGAACTTGATACTTTTATGCACGGTTTTActgttttactatttttggGTGTCAGTCTTAGGGTATTTTGGTGTCGCAAACGTTTGTAAGTGAAGGTTTCCGTTGCAGCAACCCCCAAACCGATACCAACAATCATCGTCGACGCTGTTCGAAAAAACAACGAACAGTCTAGACTTCATGACTTATCTGGAAACGGTACAGCGTCAGCCTTTCATAGTGATCTACAACTGCTACCGATCATAGACGTTTGCACCCTGGAATTTCCGGAAAATCAATCGGTACTGCTCGCCTCACAAATCGGTACTACTCTCCTCCACCGTCAGATTGGACGCCTCTTAAACTTGTCGTTTTTTAGGTTCGCTGCGCATCACCGCCTGCAACCTGAAGAAGTTTCACGAGCAAGCGGAGAAAATAGCGGAGAAGGAGCGTCTGGAGCGGCTCGTCACGTTGCCCATACCGTCCAACCGTCACATCCGGCACCAGAGACAGCACCTGGCCAACAAGCAGCACCAGGACGTGCAGGAGAAGAACTTCGATCCACGTTCCAGGATAGTCAACTCGAGGATACTGTGGACGAACGAGGAGCTCCAGAGGTTGCCCCTCAACTTCAATCAGACCAACAGATAAATTCGAGTGTACACGATCGATTATCGGAAATTTTGTTTAGCCCTAGCAtattatagaattataagacTGTTTAGATTAGCGTTACTATGTATCCACGTGTGGAGATTTGttctattgtatataattaagtatttaaacaatcACTTAGTTTAGGATTGATATTTACACGTACTTAATTAGGGTGtttcaattaacttttattaagtttttttatttgtatcacatatttcattattaatttgtattgtgtatgtatatatatttttttaggtccGTAGTTGTCTTagcgatttatttatattttcattaactgtatatatgtatattaaattttatttgaatagacTTTTTTTGTAGACAcgtttactgatttttttgtGACCATAATTATCATTCCTAGATTATGTTAgtcattaaattgtaattattatgtcACGTAATTTCATAACGTAAAGGTGAACATACACTTTAACAACAAAACTGGACTTTGAatctattatataaacaatatttacaatctTAATAACTTGTACCTTTAAGTAATCTAATTTTGGGGAAGACCAAAAATTCTTTTCTATTAtctgaaatgaatatttaaagtagCAGAATAACTAAACTGAAACAATGTACACTGTACTTATTAACCACTTATACGTTTAAACAATCAAATTCGACATAGACATTGTTGTATTATCTAAACCTTCAAATTTTAGCAACAAAACTGATCCTTTATCTATCATAGAAACaagacaaaaaatgttttttattatttaattgatttggagaccatagtttaaaaaatagaatagaagAAAGTAATTTATCTAATGTTCAGCTTTAACCATTTGTACATCTTAATTATCTGAACTTATAGTCTTTTgtatgaacaataaaaaaaactgtttttaataatttatttgttctgaagacagaattaataaatgactAATTAGAatagtactaattaattgacATTAAATCATTGAAATAATGTTCAGTATTAACAActtgtacatttaaataatcttaactttgtaactaacaataaaatagatcaTTTCTCATTACTTATTTGttctgaaaataaagtttataagtgtatgattaatagattttttttattatcatgttcagttttaaaaaaaagttgttcatttatataatgtgAACTTTGATTATGTTGTatgaactaaaataaatttttatcattatctaATTCTTTAGAGGACAGAATTTCTGGAATGATAAATTAGAGtagttgatattaaaaaattgaaataatatttagttttgacaacttgtgcagttaaataataacttcgaAACTATCATATGaacaataaaagaaaagtTTCTCATTACTTAATTGTTCTtaagacaaaatttattagtttataatgAGGTGacagaaattaatgaatattaaaattttgaaactttaggagttgttcatttaaataatctgaataCGAACAGATTATTTAGTTGTTCTGGGGACAGTGAATAATTAGagaagtaataatattaaaacatattgtatatttaaataacatgaactttaaatttattctataaacaacaaaaaactgGTTTTATTGCTTAATTAAGAGCAGATTCATAAGTGTCCAATTACATTAGTAGAAATTAGACATTGATTGAAATCAAAACGTTTTGAAACAATATACAATCTTAACaacttgaatttaaataaactaattctacctaaaaattgtttcatattaTCTAAACCTTCACATTTTAAGAACAAACTAATCAGTActttgaacaataaaaattgtttcttattgTCTCATTGTTTTGAAGACATtagtaaaatcaaaataatactaaaatgtaaaatctcctgtaaaaatattgatttaatgaacaggttaagtataaaaataattaagatctacgtattatattaaagattgaaatgattttaatagtaCTTGGAAAAACAATCACattatacaacaattttttatagtaaatggAATGTCCAACTCATAATTGAAACCACAATATgcaatatgtaatatttagacatatatatgtatagataCGAGGAAcgtaaacaattacaaaacaaTGTCAACCGGTTTGATGTACGGTGTAAGTGCTTTACaacttgtaatttaattattaaatcccaTAAAGCCACAATACCGATAAAGATAAATCTGGCAATTTTCAAAACCTTTTCATTGAGTCACATgcataacattaaaatgataCAAGCACGCTTTCACCAG carries:
- the LOC109598440 gene encoding uncharacterized protein LOC109598440 isoform X3 encodes the protein MRSGLLLALVLVLGWEADATPLRAQDEEQFDRHLDKFVRVYYERFVKNQEPSDEGMQADQPVDQQADMPVKNQTQDDFLRAMRNRTKDNWIQLLKNKILINIGRGNASLLQTEETTLPLNITHLMSGFNSTTIDEDQITEKIRSFYPSCDVPQNTDHELWREEHVMNLYFNFDYNGDSNIATATLRLYRIPLENNTKTGVKNEDCDTSVSDEEKLIRVSIYWYTKSLKKRKAKRRLSDSKVISEASLWVELDVKQATKAWKKGRNLGLAVVVEDQDGNILKADKYFKGAICRVGASTPKPIPTIIVDAVRKNNEQSRLHDLSGNGTASAFHSDLQLLPIIDVCTLEFPENQSVLLASQIGSLRITACNLKKFHEQAEKIAEKERLERLVTLPIPSNRHIRHQRQHLANKQHQDVQEKNFDPRSRIVNSRILWTNEELQRLPLNFNQTNR
- the LOC109598440 gene encoding uncharacterized protein LOC109598440 isoform X1 — protein: MRSGLLLALVLVLGWEADATPLRAQDEEQFDRHLDKFVRVYYERFVKNQEPSDEGMQADQPVDQQADMPVKNQTQDDFLRAMRNSYRERDVDLRTKDNWIQLLKNKILINIGRGNASLLQTEETTLPLNITHLMSGFNSTTIDEDQITEKIRSFYPSCDVPQNTDHELWREEHVMNLYFNFDYNGDSNIATATLRLYRIPLENNTKTGVKNEDCDTSVSDEEKLIRVSIYWYTKSLKKRKAKRRLSDSKVISEASLWVELDVKQATKAWKKGRNLGLAVVVEDQDGNILKADKYFKGAICRVGASTPKPIPTIIVDAVRKNNEQSRLHDLSGNGTASAFHSDLQLLPIIDVCTLEFPENQSVLLASQIGSLRITACNLKKFHEQAEKIAEKERLERLVTLPIPSNRHIRHQRQHLANKQHQDVQEKNFDPRSRIVNSRILWTNEELQRLPLNFNQTNR
- the LOC109598440 gene encoding uncharacterized protein LOC109598440 isoform X2, whose translation is MRSGLLLALVLVLGWEADATPLRAQDEEQFDRHLDKFVRVYYERFVKNQEPSDEGMQADQPVDQQADMPVKNQTQDDFLRAMRNSYRERDVDLRTKDNWIQLLKNKILINIGRGNASLLQTEETTLPLNITHLMSGFNSTTIDEDQITEKIRSFYPSCDVPQNTDHELWREEHVMNLYFNFDYNGDSNIATATLRLYRIPLENNTKTGVKNEDCDTSVSDEEKLIRVSIYWYTKSLKKPKRRLSDSKVISEASLWVELDVKQATKAWKKGRNLGLAVVVEDQDGNILKADKYFKGAICRVGASTPKPIPTIIVDAVRKNNEQSRLHDLSGNGTASAFHSDLQLLPIIDVCTLEFPENQSVLLASQIGSLRITACNLKKFHEQAEKIAEKERLERLVTLPIPSNRHIRHQRQHLANKQHQDVQEKNFDPRSRIVNSRILWTNEELQRLPLNFNQTNR